In Deinococcus yavapaiensis KR-236, one genomic interval encodes:
- a CDS encoding phosphoribosyltransferase family protein, giving the protein MTNSTTYSVTVNGVTRELPSIQVGEMGRVPLVELLGDFEFTNAVADALVPLLPENAQVLLSVSTSSIPLAHAVSERKKLPYVIVRKKRRTYMRQPLIQEVPSMTLGVNETLWLDSRHATRLKGQQVVILTDVVVSGGTQEALAKLVERAGGTVCGYVSGFKQGDPRVAVQYLVELPKVL; this is encoded by the coding sequence ATGACGAATTCGACGACGTACAGCGTCACCGTGAACGGCGTGACGCGCGAACTGCCCAGCATTCAAGTCGGCGAGATGGGAAGGGTACCGCTCGTGGAACTCCTTGGCGACTTCGAGTTCACGAACGCCGTCGCGGACGCTCTCGTGCCGCTCTTGCCCGAAAACGCGCAAGTGCTGCTGTCGGTCAGTACGTCCAGCATTCCCCTCGCGCACGCGGTCTCGGAGCGCAAGAAGCTTCCGTACGTCATCGTGCGCAAGAAGCGCCGCACGTACATGCGTCAACCTCTCATTCAAGAAGTGCCGAGCATGACCCTCGGCGTGAACGAGACGCTTTGGCTCGACTCGCGTCACGCGACGCGCCTCAAAGGACAGCAAGTCGTGATTCTGACGGACGTCGTCGTATCGGGCGGCACGCAAGAAGCGCTCGCGAAGCTCGTGGAGCGCGCGGGCGGCACGGTCTGCGGCTACGTCAGCGGCTTCAAGCAAGGCGATCCGCGCGTGGCCGTGCAGTACCTCGTGGAATTGCCGAAGGTGCTGTAA
- a CDS encoding FAD-binding oxidoreductase has product MTTTILDDLRAALGAKVATSAADLAAHGHDEGYPGTYAPDAVVYAESEADVLAVLAFARTHGVSVTPFAAGSSLEGSAICVRGGVSLDVTRMNRVLSIEPDDFLAVVEPGVTHRELSRLARRHGLFFSVDPGADASLGGMAATGASGTTSVRYGTMKHNVLEARVALLDGRMLDLGTRARKSSAGYDLLPLFVGSEGTLGVFTRLTVRLHPLPPSAASVRVIFPDVRRAVDATTALLGAGVAPQRLELVDAETVKAVNAYQGRDDPEVPTLWIEVVGRDDADVKASLDVVEDVCAESGGNVVGRALKESERAALWTVRHHAYYALRAAAPGHDVRIGDVCVPISALPNLVDEARRLLDEHALHAPMLGHVGDGNLHLLFHAAPSDDDAWARIDAVSDALARHAIASGGTCTGEHGVGIRKRKYLRAEHGDALDVMRDLKRLFDPHELLNPGKIFE; this is encoded by the coding sequence ATGACCACGACGATTCTCGACGACCTTCGCGCGGCTCTCGGCGCGAAGGTCGCGACTTCGGCCGCCGACCTCGCCGCGCACGGGCACGACGAAGGCTACCCCGGCACGTACGCGCCCGACGCCGTCGTGTACGCCGAAAGCGAGGCGGACGTTCTCGCCGTTCTCGCCTTCGCGCGGACGCACGGCGTGTCCGTCACACCCTTCGCCGCCGGCTCGAGCCTCGAAGGCTCGGCGATTTGCGTTCGAGGCGGCGTGAGCCTCGACGTCACGCGGATGAACCGCGTGTTGTCCATCGAACCCGACGATTTCCTCGCCGTCGTGGAGCCGGGCGTCACGCACCGTGAGCTGTCGCGCCTCGCGCGTCGCCACGGCTTGTTCTTCAGCGTCGATCCCGGCGCCGACGCCAGCCTCGGCGGCATGGCGGCCACGGGCGCGAGCGGCACGACGAGCGTGCGCTACGGCACCATGAAGCACAACGTTCTCGAGGCGCGCGTCGCCCTGCTCGACGGACGGATGCTGGACCTCGGAACGCGCGCGCGCAAGTCGAGCGCGGGCTACGACCTGCTGCCGCTCTTCGTCGGCTCCGAGGGCACGCTCGGTGTGTTCACGCGCCTCACCGTGCGCCTCCACCCACTTCCGCCGAGCGCCGCGAGCGTTCGCGTCATCTTCCCCGACGTGCGCCGAGCGGTCGATGCCACGACCGCCTTGCTCGGGGCGGGCGTGGCGCCGCAACGCCTTGAACTCGTGGACGCCGAGACGGTGAAGGCCGTCAACGCTTACCAGGGCCGCGACGACCCAGAGGTTCCCACCCTTTGGATTGAGGTCGTCGGCCGCGACGACGCGGACGTGAAGGCGTCGCTGGACGTCGTCGAGGACGTGTGCGCCGAATCGGGCGGCAACGTCGTCGGGCGGGCCCTCAAGGAAAGCGAGCGGGCCGCTCTTTGGACCGTTCGCCACCACGCCTACTACGCCTTGCGGGCCGCCGCTCCCGGACACGACGTGCGGATCGGCGACGTCTGTGTGCCGATATCCGCCTTGCCGAACTTGGTGGACGAAGCGCGCCGACTTCTCGACGAGCATGCCTTGCACGCCCCGATGCTCGGGCACGTCGGAGACGGCAACCTTCACCTGCTCTTCCACGCGGCGCCGAGCGACGACGACGCCTGGGCGCGCATCGACGCCGTGAGCGACGCGCTCGCCCGTCACGCCATCGCTTCGGGCGGAACGTGCACGGGCGAGCACGGCGTCGGAATTCGCAAGCGCAAGTACCTGCGCGCCGAGCACGGCGACGCCCTCGACGTGATGCGCGACCTCAAGCGCCTGTTCGACCCGCACGAACTGCTGAATCCCGGCAAGATCTTCGAGTGA
- a CDS encoding GNAT family N-acetyltransferase, with amino-acid sequence MLTVRSASSADFPALAALLTAEKFGDTTTTDDLRREEALRAPSDFFRRLVLDDDGRLLGTAEAGFDPMSHRPGKFKVNVRVHPAEQGRGFGRALYEALLTELLPLHPEELHVDVRATHGRAVRFARDRGFLEMWRRLDSVLDTPSFDFARFEGLEARVRNAGVEVVSLADLAKVPNVERRLYDLNTSLWHDVPYPEPLGTWTFEQFQAETLKAPSFDPRACLVAVKDDDLVGYSLLLRSGERLQTDMTGVRRDLRGRNVATLLKVRGVRYARDVDVSEIRTTNDTTNVPMLALNAKLGFRPLGSTIRFVRSYR; translated from the coding sequence GTGCTCACCGTCCGCTCCGCCTCCAGCGCCGACTTCCCGGCCCTCGCCGCCCTCCTGACGGCCGAGAAGTTCGGAGACACGACCACGACCGACGACTTGCGGCGCGAGGAAGCCCTGCGAGCACCAAGCGATTTCTTCAGGCGCCTCGTGCTCGACGATGACGGTCGCCTCCTCGGGACGGCCGAGGCCGGATTCGACCCGATGAGCCACCGTCCCGGCAAGTTCAAGGTGAACGTGCGCGTGCATCCCGCCGAGCAGGGCCGAGGCTTCGGACGCGCGCTCTACGAGGCCCTCCTGACCGAACTGCTGCCATTGCATCCCGAGGAACTGCACGTCGACGTCCGGGCGACGCACGGTCGAGCGGTGCGCTTCGCGCGCGACCGTGGCTTCTTGGAGATGTGGCGGCGCCTCGACTCGGTCCTCGACACGCCCTCGTTCGACTTCGCGCGCTTCGAGGGACTCGAGGCGCGCGTGAGGAATGCGGGCGTCGAAGTCGTTTCCCTCGCAGATCTGGCGAAGGTGCCCAATGTCGAGCGCCGACTGTACGACCTCAACACGTCCTTGTGGCACGACGTGCCGTACCCGGAACCTCTCGGAACGTGGACGTTCGAGCAGTTTCAGGCGGAAACTCTGAAGGCTCCCTCCTTCGATCCGCGGGCTTGCCTCGTCGCCGTCAAGGATGACGACCTCGTCGGGTACTCGCTGCTGCTACGAAGTGGCGAACGCTTGCAGACGGACATGACGGGCGTGCGGCGCGACTTGCGCGGACGGAACGTCGCCACCTTGCTGAAAGTGCGCGGCGTCCGCTACGCACGAGACGTGGACGTGTCCGAGATTCGCACGACGAACGACACGACGAACGTGCCGATGCTGGCCCTCAACGCGAAGCTCGGCTTTCGTCCCCTGGGATCCACGATTCGCTTCGTGCGCTCCTATCGTTGA
- a CDS encoding inorganic pyrophosphatase produces MKQPADFPHRALGVVEWRAGETRRFVYRDGGVKFLRDEPWTAPVDYGCLPGTLNPADDAEVDCVWLGTTHEVGETTLLAPTGLLWLADLDHKVVFGDVRGAAPLLAWFPPARGARLLPPRSALAWMTTLTR; encoded by the coding sequence TTGAAGCAACCGGCCGACTTTCCGCACCGCGCGCTCGGCGTCGTGGAGTGGCGCGCGGGTGAGACGCGCCGCTTCGTGTATCGAGACGGCGGCGTCAAGTTTCTGCGAGACGAGCCGTGGACGGCTCCCGTCGACTACGGCTGCTTGCCCGGAACGCTCAATCCCGCCGACGACGCGGAAGTCGACTGCGTGTGGCTCGGAACGACGCACGAAGTGGGGGAGACGACGTTGCTCGCCCCGACCGGCTTGCTGTGGCTGGCGGACCTCGACCACAAAGTCGTCTTCGGGGACGTGAGGGGCGCGGCGCCCCTGCTCGCGTGGTTCCCGCCCGCGCGCGGCGCTCGCCTCTTGCCGCCTCGGTCCGCCCTCGCTTGGATGACGACGCTCACGAGGTGA
- a CDS encoding 16S rRNA (uracil(1498)-N(3))-methyltransferase, producing the protein MHRVRVDALDGEVTLGHREVRHLRVLRLTEGDEVRVFDGKGREALAVIRQLDDARAILALLETVDAAPETPTPITLAVALLKGDKLSDVVRASTELGVTSIQLLSTRFADVPDISAAKLERLRRVAAEASKQSRRAVVPDVLSPIKLADLPLTTQGYVAHPGSSDRLADLLTWTASVTLVSGPEGGFHDDEIDLLLTRGYRAVTLGKRILRAETAPLALLGAIVATGV; encoded by the coding sequence GTGCACCGCGTTCGCGTCGACGCCCTCGACGGCGAGGTGACGCTCGGACACCGTGAAGTACGCCACCTGCGCGTGCTGCGGCTAACCGAAGGCGACGAGGTGCGCGTCTTCGACGGCAAAGGGAGGGAAGCGCTCGCGGTGATTCGCCAACTCGACGATGCCCGCGCCATCCTGGCCTTGCTCGAAACGGTGGACGCCGCGCCCGAGACGCCGACGCCGATCACGCTCGCCGTGGCCCTGCTCAAGGGCGACAAGCTTTCGGACGTCGTGCGGGCCAGCACGGAACTCGGCGTCACGTCGATCCAACTGCTCTCGACGCGTTTCGCCGACGTGCCCGACATCAGCGCGGCAAAATTGGAACGGCTGCGGCGCGTGGCCGCCGAGGCGAGCAAGCAATCGCGCCGCGCCGTCGTGCCCGACGTGCTCTCTCCGATCAAACTCGCCGACTTGCCGCTCACCACCCAAGGGTACGTGGCGCATCCCGGCAGCAGCGACCGACTCGCCGACCTGTTGACGTGGACGGCGTCCGTCACCCTCGTCAGCGGTCCCGAAGGCGGATTCCACGACGACGAGATCGACTTGCTCTTGACGCGCGGCTACCGTGCCGTCACGCTCGGAAAGCGCATCCTGCGCGCCGAGACCGCCCCACTCGCCCTGCTCGGCGCCATCGTCGCCACCGGAGTGTGA
- a CDS encoding 50S ribosomal protein L11 methyltransferase, whose product MWVFVLKRENASHEADLDVLWDFGATGLEEGEREVRAYFERRVDLPLIGEWQQAEERDWQAEWKASLRPVEAGRITIVPPWLRGEVPEGRLALVIDIGMAFGTGHHETTRMAVEELGRTDLAGKRVLDVGTGSGVLAIAAMRLGASEALGVDLDPVTIPAARENARANGLDPDGLTLRFVEGTLSDVRAAPFDVIVANLYAELHDMLMNQYRDVIVASGSLLLTGILTSKLDVVLAALARQGFSHVDTRTDGDWALVAARA is encoded by the coding sequence ATGTGGGTGTTCGTACTCAAACGAGAAAACGCGTCGCACGAGGCGGACCTCGACGTGCTGTGGGACTTCGGCGCGACGGGCTTGGAGGAAGGCGAGCGGGAAGTGCGCGCCTACTTCGAGCGGCGGGTCGACCTGCCCCTGATCGGCGAGTGGCAGCAAGCCGAGGAGCGCGATTGGCAAGCGGAGTGGAAAGCGAGCCTTCGACCCGTGGAAGCGGGCCGAATCACGATCGTGCCGCCTTGGCTGCGAGGCGAAGTGCCCGAGGGACGGCTTGCCCTCGTCATCGACATCGGGATGGCCTTCGGCACGGGCCACCACGAGACGACTCGGATGGCGGTCGAGGAGCTCGGACGAACGGACCTCGCCGGGAAGCGCGTGCTGGACGTCGGAACGGGCTCGGGCGTGCTGGCGATCGCGGCGATGCGCCTCGGCGCGTCCGAAGCGCTCGGAGTGGACCTCGATCCCGTCACGATTCCGGCGGCGCGCGAAAACGCCCGCGCGAACGGCCTCGATCCGGACGGCTTGACGCTGCGCTTCGTGGAAGGCACCCTCTCCGACGTGCGCGCCGCGCCGTTCGACGTGATCGTCGCGAACTTGTACGCGGAATTGCACGACATGCTGATGAACCAGTACCGAGACGTCATCGTCGCGAGCGGCTCCTTGCTGCTGACGGGCATCCTGACGTCGAAACTCGACGTCGTGCTCGCCGCCTTGGCGCGCCAAGGTTTCTCACACGTCGACACGCGCACGGACGGCGACTGGGCCCTCGTCGCCGCGCGAGCGTGA
- the proC gene encoding pyrroline-5-carboxylate reductase, whose product MKLAIVGVGKLGLALLEGLTKRGVIDPRDIGLLDANVARAQQLADRFGARVLTSAQLREASRIVLSVQPRTFPSLVESVAQPNVGYISTMAGVSLATLSRRLGTKRVVRAMPNLAATIGRAQTALTGPKEAFDHGDLDFARSLFGAVGDVYELSEHLFNTFTGMSASGPAYAAVFAEALADGGVRMGLARPVAQELAAKVLIATGELLLARAHPAMLRDEVASPGGTTIAGLQALEAGAFRSAVIEAVVAATKRGSELGKDEE is encoded by the coding sequence ATGAAACTCGCGATCGTCGGCGTCGGGAAACTCGGGCTCGCCCTTTTGGAGGGCCTCACGAAGCGCGGCGTGATCGACCCGAGGGACATCGGCCTTCTGGACGCGAACGTCGCGCGGGCGCAGCAACTCGCCGATCGCTTCGGCGCGCGCGTTCTTACTTCCGCTCAGTTGCGCGAAGCGAGCCGAATCGTGCTGAGCGTGCAACCCCGCACCTTCCCGAGCCTCGTGGAAAGCGTGGCGCAGCCCAACGTCGGCTACATCTCGACGATGGCGGGCGTGAGCCTCGCGACCCTCTCGCGGCGCCTCGGCACGAAGCGCGTCGTGCGCGCCATGCCGAACCTCGCGGCGACGATCGGGCGCGCTCAAACGGCCTTGACGGGACCCAAGGAGGCGTTCGATCACGGCGACTTGGACTTCGCGCGCTCGCTGTTCGGCGCGGTCGGGGACGTGTACGAGCTGTCCGAGCACCTCTTCAACACGTTCACGGGCATGAGCGCCTCGGGGCCCGCGTACGCCGCGGTGTTCGCCGAGGCGCTCGCCGACGGTGGCGTGCGCATGGGACTCGCTCGACCCGTCGCGCAAGAACTCGCCGCCAAGGTGTTGATCGCCACGGGCGAACTGCTCCTCGCCCGGGCGCATCCCGCCATGCTGCGTGACGAAGTCGCCAGTCCCGGCGGCACGACCATCGCGGGCTTGCAAGCTTTGGAGGCGGGCGCGTTTCGCTCGGCCGTCATCGAAGCCGTGGTCGCCGCGACGAAGCGCGGCTCGGAGCTCGGCAAGGACGAGGAGTGA
- a CDS encoding glycosyltransferase family 2 protein: protein MSEATPSQPSAYGVAVIIPAFNEESTIVDVVRPALAFTREVVVVSDGSTDGTARVAREAGAIVVELHSNGGKGPALYAGLLATNADIVILLDADLVGLTPEHLHTLLAPVANGELDMAIGVFNDGGFMTDFGNRMTKHLSGQRAVRREWLLGVPRLASERWPEPAITYALKNDRVKWGYVELHKLKQVMKEEKRGLWQGLKYRTKMYKDLLTFRKRRKERCSNQEAHE from the coding sequence ATGAGCGAGGCGACTCCTTCACAACCGAGCGCGTACGGCGTCGCCGTGATCATTCCCGCGTTCAACGAGGAATCCACGATCGTCGACGTCGTTCGACCCGCCCTCGCCTTCACACGCGAAGTCGTCGTCGTCTCGGACGGCTCCACCGACGGCACGGCGCGCGTCGCTCGTGAAGCGGGCGCCATCGTCGTGGAGCTTCACTCGAACGGCGGAAAAGGCCCTGCCCTCTACGCGGGACTTTTGGCGACGAACGCCGACATCGTCATCCTGCTCGACGCGGACCTCGTCGGCTTGACTCCCGAGCACCTGCACACCCTGCTCGCGCCCGTCGCCAACGGCGAGCTCGACATGGCGATCGGAGTGTTCAACGACGGCGGCTTCATGACGGACTTCGGCAACCGCATGACCAAACACCTCAGCGGACAGCGGGCCGTGCGTCGAGAATGGTTGTTGGGCGTGCCGCGCCTCGCGTCCGAACGCTGGCCCGAACCCGCCATCACCTACGCCCTCAAGAACGACCGCGTGAAGTGGGGCTACGTGGAACTCCACAAGCTCAAGCAGGTCATGAAGGAAGAAAAGCGCGGCTTGTGGCAAGGATTGAAGTACCGCACGAAGATGTACAAGGACCTTCTGACCTTTCGCAAGCGCCGCAAAGAACGTTGCTCGAACCAAGAAGCGCACGAGTGA
- a CDS encoding M50 family metallopeptidase encodes MNILVAIALWLLIIVVATAWHELGHYWAARAQGVAVKSFSVGMGPIIYRKMIRGTEWRVSALPIGGYVEIDGMAPDADRDGKLRAPTRGFAKLGALGKIVILLMGPIFNLLLALPLLAGYYTTQGVTTPLTDRASIGSVTPNSLAQRVGVEAGDVIVAIDGRDIPDFYIVDGKRREGYRQVQDALALPGRKSFSLERDGRTRDVTFDWNPKDDKGERRRFGISYGPAILTRQVAFLPALGEAVKTMVTGVPLVLQAFGNLVGNLVTLNTNPSADSGVSGPVRTVETVGQAAQLGAWSVLGIAALINLSLALFNLIPIPGLDGGRILLVLVQSVLRRPLSFEQENFINFLGFAFVLVLMVFVVFSDVARFF; translated from the coding sequence GTGAATATCCTCGTCGCCATCGCTTTATGGCTACTCATCATCGTCGTCGCGACCGCTTGGCACGAACTCGGCCACTACTGGGCCGCGCGGGCGCAAGGCGTCGCGGTGAAGTCCTTTTCGGTCGGGATGGGACCCATCATTTACCGAAAAATGATTCGCGGCACCGAGTGGCGCGTTTCGGCCCTTCCGATCGGGGGGTACGTCGAAATCGACGGCATGGCACCCGACGCGGATCGCGACGGCAAGTTGCGCGCGCCCACGCGCGGGTTCGCGAAGCTCGGCGCCCTCGGAAAGATCGTCATTTTGTTGATGGGCCCGATCTTCAACTTGCTGCTCGCCCTGCCGCTTCTGGCAGGGTACTACACGACCCAAGGCGTCACGACGCCGCTCACGGACCGCGCGAGCATCGGAAGCGTCACCCCGAACTCGCTCGCTCAGCGCGTCGGCGTCGAAGCGGGAGACGTCATCGTCGCCATCGATGGGCGCGACATCCCCGACTTCTACATCGTCGACGGCAAGCGCCGAGAAGGCTACCGTCAAGTGCAAGACGCCCTCGCTTTGCCGGGCCGCAAGTCCTTCTCGCTGGAACGAGACGGGCGCACGCGCGACGTCACCTTCGATTGGAATCCCAAGGACGACAAGGGAGAGCGCCGCCGCTTCGGCATCAGCTACGGCCCGGCCATCCTCACGCGTCAAGTCGCCTTCCTGCCCGCCCTCGGCGAGGCGGTCAAGACGATGGTGACGGGCGTGCCGCTCGTGCTGCAAGCGTTCGGCAACCTCGTCGGCAACCTCGTGACGCTCAACACCAACCCCTCGGCGGACAGCGGCGTGTCGGGCCCTGTTCGTACGGTCGAGACGGTCGGGCAAGCGGCGCAACTCGGCGCGTGGAGCGTTCTCGGCATCGCGGCGCTCATCAACCTCTCTCTCGCGCTGTTCAACCTCATTCCCATTCCGGGCCTCGACGGTGGGCGGATCCTGCTCGTCCTCGTGCAATCCGTGCTGCGCCGACCGCTGAGCTTCGAGCAGGAGAACTTCATCAACTTCCTCGGCTTCGCGTTCGTGCTCGTGTTGATGGTGTTCGTGGTGTTCAGCGACGTGGCCCGCTTCTTCTAA
- the dxr gene encoding 1-deoxy-D-xylulose-5-phosphate reductoisomerase, whose protein sequence is MRLCVLGSTGSIGTQTLDVARERGDEIVALAAGSNLDLLELQVREFRPRVVSVSDALLSEARRRLPSHRVVSDACEVAAAESDVVVGAIPGLAGLAPTRAALEAGRAVALANKEAMVVASHLIWEAAASGGGRISPVDSEHSGLYQTLVGENLEEVDTLILTASGGPFRTAPTDLADVTPQQALKHPTWNMGRKITIDSSTLMNKGLEVLEAAALYGLPLPRIRVLVHPQSVVHALVRFVDGNFKAHLGPPDMRLPIAYGLSSASNGMTRAGDVRGGPRLARSAPSYSLTGTLEFFEPDFDRFPMLSLAYRAGELGGVAPAVLNAADEIAVDAFLGGKIGYLDMARLIERVLNETSTQPLTWDAIDEADAWARVRALELVADFTRVAGGRA, encoded by the coding sequence ATGCGTCTTTGTGTCCTCGGCTCCACCGGCTCTATCGGTACCCAGACCCTCGATGTCGCGCGTGAGCGAGGCGACGAGATCGTCGCGCTCGCCGCTGGAAGCAACCTCGATCTGCTCGAACTGCAAGTACGCGAATTCCGTCCTCGCGTCGTCAGCGTTTCCGACGCGCTTCTCTCGGAAGCGCGCCGACGTCTGCCGAGCCATCGCGTCGTTTCCGACGCGTGCGAAGTCGCCGCCGCGGAGTCGGACGTCGTCGTCGGCGCCATTCCCGGTCTCGCGGGGCTCGCTCCGACGCGCGCCGCGCTCGAAGCGGGCCGGGCAGTCGCCCTCGCGAACAAGGAAGCCATGGTCGTCGCTTCGCACCTCATCTGGGAAGCGGCCGCGTCGGGCGGCGGCCGCATCTCGCCAGTGGACTCCGAGCACAGCGGTTTGTACCAAACGCTCGTGGGCGAGAACCTCGAAGAAGTCGACACGTTGATCCTCACCGCGTCCGGAGGCCCCTTCCGCACGGCGCCGACGGACCTCGCCGACGTCACGCCCCAGCAGGCGCTCAAGCATCCGACGTGGAACATGGGCCGCAAGATCACCATCGACTCGAGCACCTTGATGAACAAGGGACTCGAGGTGCTGGAAGCGGCCGCCCTGTACGGCTTGCCGTTGCCTCGAATTCGAGTGCTCGTTCATCCTCAAAGCGTTGTGCACGCCCTCGTGCGTTTCGTGGACGGCAACTTCAAGGCGCACCTCGGACCTCCCGACATGCGTCTCCCGATCGCTTACGGCCTCTCCAGCGCCTCGAACGGCATGACGCGGGCGGGCGACGTGCGAGGCGGACCGCGCCTCGCGCGTTCGGCGCCTTCGTACAGCCTCACGGGGACGCTCGAGTTCTTCGAGCCCGACTTCGACCGCTTTCCCATGCTGAGCTTGGCGTACCGTGCGGGCGAACTCGGCGGCGTGGCGCCCGCCGTCCTCAACGCGGCCGACGAGATCGCCGTGGACGCCTTCCTCGGCGGCAAGATCGGCTACCTGGACATGGCCCGCCTTATCGAGCGGGTGCTGAACGAGACGTCGACGCAGCCGCTCACGTGGGACGCGATCGACGAGGCGGACGCGTGGGCTCGTGTTCGCGCCCTCGAACTCGTCGCCGACTTCACCCGAGTCGCAGGAGGGCGCGCGTGA
- a CDS encoding phosphatidate cytidylyltransferase has product METLRTRVLTSVVGFVVIMLVLWAGVGVMLPMLLLLSTVALREYVAMCEHNDLDVRRKSLYVAGAAIILASYPLGAEAALSPISWREVVLAFAFGFFLIIEVVSPGERPLERIVYSMFGLLYIPWLLGYFLLLRATPNHDKGFVWLFLPLIATFATDVGGFFFGQFFGRRKLAPEVSPAKTVEGAIGGLALSFVIVFAVTRAVSTTWYDLSVWDALLFSLLVSSASQLGDLVESLLKRALKAKDSGSFLPGHGGMLDRLDSLLFAVPITYLFLSVVGFG; this is encoded by the coding sequence GTGGAAACCCTGAGAACGCGCGTCCTCACATCCGTCGTCGGCTTCGTCGTGATCATGCTCGTCTTGTGGGCGGGCGTAGGCGTGATGCTGCCCATGCTGCTGCTGCTGAGCACGGTCGCGCTGCGCGAGTACGTTGCGATGTGCGAACACAACGACCTCGACGTGCGGCGCAAGTCGCTGTACGTGGCGGGCGCCGCCATCATCCTCGCGTCGTATCCGCTTGGAGCGGAAGCGGCCCTCTCGCCGATCTCTTGGCGCGAAGTCGTGCTGGCCTTCGCCTTCGGCTTCTTCCTCATCATCGAAGTCGTCTCGCCCGGCGAGCGTCCGCTCGAACGCATCGTGTACAGCATGTTCGGCTTGCTGTACATTCCCTGGCTGCTGGGCTACTTCCTGCTGCTGCGCGCCACGCCCAACCACGACAAAGGCTTCGTGTGGCTGTTCTTACCGCTCATTGCCACCTTCGCGACGGACGTCGGCGGCTTCTTCTTCGGGCAGTTCTTCGGGCGACGCAAGCTCGCGCCGGAAGTCTCGCCCGCCAAGACGGTCGAAGGCGCCATCGGCGGGCTCGCGCTCAGCTTCGTCATCGTCTTCGCCGTGACGCGCGCCGTGTCGACAACGTGGTACGACCTCAGCGTCTGGGACGCTCTCTTGTTCTCGCTGCTGGTGTCGAGCGCGTCGCAACTCGGCGACCTCGTCGAAAGCCTGCTCAAAAGGGCATTGAAAGCCAAGGACTCCGGCAGCTTCCTGCCAGGGCACGGCGGCATGCTGGACCGCTTGGACTCGCTGCTGTTCGCCGTGCCGATCACGTACTTGTTTCTGTCGGTCGTGGGGTTCGGATGA
- the frr gene encoding ribosome recycling factor → MTMKPIFSDTRSRMQKAIEALEGHLSVLRTGRANPGILKKIQVDYYGSSTPIDGVASITTPDARTLVIQPWDRNALSAIERAIRDSDLGLNPNNKGDSIFISLPVLTEERRKELVKTARNYAEEGKIAVRNVRKSALEEIKKHAKEVSEDEVKRAEQEVQKITDEFVKKVDDVLARKEQDILG, encoded by the coding sequence ATGACGATGAAACCAATTTTCAGCGATACCCGCAGCCGAATGCAAAAAGCCATCGAAGCGCTCGAGGGTCACCTCAGCGTGTTGCGCACGGGACGCGCCAACCCTGGCATCCTCAAGAAGATTCAAGTCGATTACTACGGCTCCTCGACGCCCATTGACGGGGTCGCGTCCATCACGACGCCTGACGCGCGCACGCTCGTCATCCAACCGTGGGACCGAAACGCCCTCAGCGCGATCGAGCGGGCCATTCGCGACTCGGACCTGGGCCTCAATCCGAACAACAAGGGTGACTCGATCTTCATTTCGCTGCCCGTCCTTACCGAGGAACGCCGCAAGGAACTCGTGAAGACGGCGCGCAACTACGCTGAGGAAGGCAAGATCGCCGTGCGAAACGTGCGCAAGAGCGCGCTCGAAGAAATCAAAAAGCACGCGAAGGAAGTCAGCGAGGACGAAGTCAAGCGTGCCGAGCAAGAAGTTCAGAAGATCACGGACGAGTTCGTGAAGAAGGTGGACGACGTGCTCGCACGCAAGGAGCAGGACATCCTCGGGTAA